The following proteins are co-located in the Corynebacterium aquilae DSM 44791 genome:
- a CDS encoding DUF2798 domain-containing protein translates to MPETPKQALLFTLLMCPIMVAGMSLYNMVAVYGFTSEALRATIIGFPLALVVAFTLDFLVVGQPAKALAGKIIRPSWPLWAKIGTISTTMIVFMVVLMSGFGAIMQEGFSSSVWSAWAHNIPFNFVAALPLQLIIAGPIVRFVFKQVMHRRRTRQRAAFMQVQV, encoded by the coding sequence ATGCCCGAAACTCCGAAGCAAGCCCTGCTTTTCACCCTGCTTATGTGCCCCATCATGGTGGCCGGCATGAGTCTCTACAACATGGTCGCCGTGTACGGCTTCACTTCCGAAGCGCTCCGCGCCACCATCATCGGCTTCCCCCTCGCTCTCGTAGTTGCTTTCACGTTGGACTTCCTCGTCGTTGGACAACCCGCGAAGGCGCTGGCCGGAAAAATCATCCGGCCCTCCTGGCCGCTGTGGGCAAAGATTGGCACCATTTCCACCACCATGATCGTGTTCATGGTGGTCTTGATGAGTGGCTTTGGTGCCATCATGCAGGAAGGTTTCAGCTCCAGCGTGTGGTCGGCCTGGGCGCACAACATTCCCTTCAACTTTGTTGCTGCATTGCCGCTGCAGCTGATCATTGCCGGTCCGATCGTTCGCTTTGTGTTCAAGCAGGTCATGCACCGACGCCGCACTCGACAGCGTGCCGCGTTCATGCAGGTACAGGTCTAG
- a CDS encoding DNA methyltransferase — MAARLSLQDIESRVEQLSGREEYSSELIYDLLLAYGKPKSTVTRLRKGDTNVASDPTSDVLLKNVVDFRVTDSNLMSAVTMLKEDPEVQRFSPRFVIATDLKELSAIDMRTGESLLTPVKEIDQHFSFFLPWAGMEKTQFISEAHADIKAAERMGKLFDELHKANPEMLKVEGGRHALNVFFTRLLFCFFAEDTGIFEANQFTNALASHTLEDGSDTAQMLARIFLALDTARPEDKPSYLRRFPYVNGQLFTVREHEIIPEFTSKARQMLIELGTLKWEEINPDIFGSMFQTIVSTQKRSDLGQHYTSVPNILKTIEPLFMDALRDEYRRSIDSSKRLEKLLDRISEIKIFDPACGTGNFLVIAYKELRRLEHSILERMAELDSRHQVLFTSSRINIQNFYGIEIEDVAAEIAVLSLWIAKHQMNVEFKDKFGVEIPLIPLREAGHIVSKNACRIDWNDVCPNEEGGEIYLIGNPPYKGGKSAPKKLKEDYPFVFQGRPYSKNLDYIALWFIKGAEYIAKSSAKLSFVTTNSVAQGEHVSLMFPYIFSLGLEIGYAYTSFKWSNNAKRNAGVTVAVISLQAKTGGPKRIYTDGAYREVSQINGYLAAGPHIYVKPARRHTSPSMPPMCLGSMPKDGGNLILTREEKNDLLRKWPNLAYLVKGFVGGAEFIKGLERFCLWISDEQLEAVSSVPEIQERFDRVREYRMESAAQSTVDYAIYPNRFKQISYRPTDSIIFPRVSSERREYIPIGYLECDVVIGDSANAIYDAEPWLFALLTSRMHMVWARAVGGQLETRFRYSNTLVYNNFPVPPLSDEAKVELADAAFRVLDVREYHCECTLAELYDPEEMPIDLREAHQQVDLLVDSLYSKRVFTSDEERLTRLFALYEEMGEKEH, encoded by the coding sequence ATGGCTGCTCGACTGAGCCTTCAAGACATCGAATCCCGTGTTGAACAGCTTTCGGGTCGTGAGGAGTACTCAAGTGAACTTATCTATGACTTGTTGCTGGCTTACGGTAAGCCAAAATCAACAGTTACGCGATTGCGTAAAGGGGATACCAACGTCGCAAGCGATCCGACTTCTGACGTCCTGCTGAAGAACGTTGTGGATTTTCGAGTTACCGACAGCAATCTAATGAGTGCTGTCACGATGCTTAAGGAAGATCCAGAGGTGCAGCGGTTTAGTCCGCGGTTTGTCATAGCAACAGATTTGAAAGAGCTAAGCGCTATCGATATGCGTACAGGAGAATCCCTGTTGACTCCTGTAAAAGAAATTGACCAGCATTTTTCCTTCTTCCTCCCTTGGGCCGGGATGGAAAAGACACAGTTCATTTCGGAGGCGCATGCCGACATCAAGGCTGCTGAGCGCATGGGGAAGCTGTTTGATGAGCTTCACAAAGCAAACCCTGAGATGCTGAAAGTGGAAGGCGGGCGTCATGCGTTAAATGTGTTCTTTACACGGCTACTTTTTTGTTTCTTCGCGGAAGACACAGGGATTTTTGAGGCCAATCAGTTCACGAATGCGCTGGCCTCTCATACGCTAGAAGACGGCTCCGATACTGCGCAGATGCTTGCGCGTATTTTCTTGGCGCTTGATACTGCTCGCCCTGAAGATAAACCCAGTTATCTGAGGAGATTCCCATATGTCAATGGTCAATTGTTTACGGTTCGTGAACATGAAATAATTCCTGAATTCACTTCGAAAGCGCGCCAAATGCTAATCGAGCTAGGCACTCTAAAGTGGGAGGAAATCAATCCGGATATTTTTGGGTCGATGTTCCAGACTATCGTCAGCACTCAAAAACGATCCGATTTGGGACAGCACTATACCTCGGTACCCAACATTTTGAAAACCATTGAGCCACTATTCATGGATGCATTGCGCGACGAGTACCGACGGAGTATCGACAGTTCCAAACGGCTTGAGAAGTTGCTGGATCGCATAAGTGAGATCAAGATATTCGACCCTGCCTGTGGGACAGGTAATTTCCTTGTTATTGCATATAAAGAATTGCGACGACTGGAACATTCTATCCTTGAGCGCATGGCCGAGCTGGATTCTAGGCATCAAGTACTTTTTACATCATCACGAATCAACATTCAAAACTTCTATGGAATTGAAATAGAAGACGTTGCGGCTGAAATTGCTGTTCTCTCATTGTGGATTGCCAAGCATCAAATGAATGTTGAATTCAAAGATAAGTTCGGCGTTGAAATCCCCTTAATTCCGCTTAGGGAGGCGGGGCATATTGTTTCAAAAAACGCCTGTCGTATCGACTGGAATGATGTTTGCCCCAACGAGGAAGGGGGTGAAATCTACCTTATTGGAAATCCTCCCTATAAAGGCGGGAAGTCAGCTCCGAAAAAGCTCAAAGAGGATTATCCGTTCGTATTTCAAGGTAGGCCTTATTCGAAAAATCTCGACTATATTGCGTTGTGGTTCATAAAAGGAGCTGAATATATTGCGAAAAGTTCAGCAAAATTATCTTTTGTAACCACAAATTCTGTTGCGCAAGGTGAGCATGTTTCTTTGATGTTCCCTTACATTTTCAGTCTTGGTCTTGAGATTGGATATGCTTACACGTCTTTCAAATGGTCAAATAATGCAAAGCGGAACGCAGGGGTGACGGTTGCAGTAATTTCATTGCAGGCGAAGACTGGAGGGCCGAAGCGAATTTACACGGATGGAGCGTATAGGGAGGTTAGTCAAATTAATGGCTACCTTGCTGCGGGGCCGCATATCTACGTAAAACCCGCCCGGCGCCACACCTCGCCTTCAATGCCGCCTATGTGTCTCGGGTCAATGCCGAAAGATGGGGGAAATCTAATTCTCACAAGGGAAGAGAAAAATGATCTCTTGCGAAAATGGCCCAATCTTGCATATCTCGTGAAGGGGTTTGTTGGCGGGGCGGAATTTATTAAAGGGTTGGAACGTTTCTGCTTGTGGATTTCTGATGAGCAACTTGAAGCGGTTAGTTCTGTGCCGGAAATTCAAGAGCGCTTCGATCGTGTTAGGGAATACAGGATGGAAAGCGCCGCTCAGAGTACAGTAGATTACGCTATTTACCCAAATAGATTTAAGCAAATTTCCTATCGCCCTACGGATTCAATTATTTTCCCACGGGTATCGTCCGAACGGCGTGAATATATTCCGATTGGATACTTGGAATGCGATGTAGTTATTGGTGATTCAGCCAATGCAATCTACGACGCTGAGCCGTGGCTTTTTGCTTTGCTGACCTCTCGAATGCATATGGTCTGGGCGCGGGCGGTTGGGGGTCAATTGGAAACACGATTTAGGTACTCGAATACGCTAGTCTATAACAATTTCCCTGTTCCTCCGTTGTCTGATGAGGCGAAGGTAGAACTGGCCGACGCTGCATTTCGAGTATTGGACGTTCGTGAGTATCACTGTGAATGCACTTTGGCTGAACTTTACGATCCTGAAGAGATGCCGATTGACCTCCGTGAGGCTCACCAACAGGTTGATCTGTTAGTTGATTCGTTGTATTCCAAACGTGTTTTCACCTCTGACGAGGAACGCTTGACTAGATTGTTTGCCCTATATGAGGAAATGGGCGAGAAAGAACACTAG
- a CDS encoding DEAD/DEAH box helicase translates to MGKTENIVDVVYDRTGRSVNTNELGMREMQARAFEARLSQYLLIKAPPASGKSRALMFIALDKLYNQRRRKVIVAVPEKSIGGSFKNTGLVSNGFFADWDVKPWNNLCDAGSSKSKVEQFVSFLKPAPDGPNDAILVCTHATLRFAFEKLAPSDFDGCVLAIDEFHHVSADTDDNRLGALLAEVMRGSDCHIVAMTGSYFRGDTVPVLLPEVEEKFTHVTFNYYDQLNGYRYLKSLGIGHHFYQGRYLDAISEVLDLDKKTIIHIPSVNSGESTKDKLEEVGHILDVIAGAEDPGASAVVEREPESGILLVRNEQLGRTLRVADLVDDTDQKRRAKLLEYLQDAAENRDAVDIIIALGMAKEGFDWPFAEHALTVGYRASLTEVIQIIGRVTRDSEGKRHAQFTNLIAEPEASQDDVTASVNNMLKAITASLLMEQVLAPNFTFKAKKPSGDETKDNPGTLRIAGFKEPKTAQGKQIVLDGLTDIKAHLLQDPNFAKAAMSPDVQPEMITKVLIPKIVREKYPTLPEEDVLAVAQHVVVDAVVKKSNITQVGEDRFIKMAARFVNIDDLNINLIESINPFQKAYEVLSRSVTPNVLRLIRDEIDVTKIDVTEEEARVELPRITQAMKNRPGWRPDKNSEDPREVRDAEIVLYMQHRIRQREAQRRAAAVENSSLSAEK, encoded by the coding sequence ATGGGTAAGACGGAAAACATAGTCGACGTAGTTTACGATCGAACTGGGCGCTCGGTAAACACCAACGAACTGGGAATGCGCGAGATGCAAGCTCGCGCTTTCGAAGCCCGACTGTCCCAGTATTTGCTCATTAAAGCGCCTCCGGCATCTGGAAAATCCCGGGCGTTAATGTTTATCGCATTAGACAAGCTTTATAACCAGCGCCGACGAAAAGTCATCGTTGCTGTTCCTGAAAAATCAATCGGGGGTTCGTTTAAGAACACCGGGCTTGTTTCGAATGGTTTCTTCGCTGACTGGGATGTCAAGCCTTGGAACAATCTGTGCGATGCGGGATCTTCGAAAAGTAAGGTGGAACAGTTCGTATCATTCCTTAAGCCTGCGCCTGATGGCCCCAATGATGCGATCCTGGTGTGTACGCATGCCACGCTGAGATTTGCGTTTGAGAAGCTCGCTCCGAGTGATTTTGATGGCTGCGTATTGGCTATCGATGAATTTCACCACGTGTCGGCTGACACAGACGACAATCGCTTGGGAGCCCTGCTCGCTGAAGTGATGAGAGGCTCTGATTGCCATATCGTGGCAATGACGGGTTCTTACTTCCGTGGTGACACGGTGCCGGTGCTGCTGCCTGAGGTAGAAGAAAAGTTCACACATGTCACCTTCAACTATTATGACCAGCTCAATGGTTATCGTTACTTGAAGTCCCTCGGTATTGGGCATCACTTCTATCAGGGGCGGTACCTGGATGCTATCAGCGAGGTATTGGATCTCGACAAGAAGACCATCATTCACATCCCGAGCGTGAACTCTGGCGAGTCTACAAAGGACAAACTCGAGGAAGTTGGGCACATCCTCGACGTCATCGCCGGCGCAGAGGATCCCGGCGCATCCGCGGTTGTGGAGCGTGAACCTGAAAGCGGAATCCTACTGGTTCGCAATGAGCAACTCGGGCGAACACTTCGAGTGGCAGATTTGGTTGATGATACTGATCAGAAGCGCCGTGCGAAGCTCCTGGAGTACCTTCAGGACGCCGCAGAGAACCGTGACGCAGTGGACATCATTATTGCTCTCGGTATGGCTAAGGAAGGTTTTGACTGGCCTTTCGCGGAGCATGCCCTCACCGTTGGGTATCGAGCATCCCTAACCGAAGTTATTCAGATCATTGGTCGTGTGACTCGCGATAGTGAGGGGAAACGGCACGCACAGTTCACTAACCTCATCGCTGAACCTGAAGCGTCTCAAGACGATGTGACTGCATCGGTTAACAATATGTTGAAAGCTATTACTGCGTCTTTGCTGATGGAGCAGGTTCTTGCCCCGAATTTCACCTTCAAAGCAAAGAAGCCGTCGGGGGATGAAACGAAAGATAATCCTGGCACATTGCGTATTGCTGGTTTTAAGGAACCTAAGACAGCTCAAGGAAAGCAAATTGTGCTAGATGGGCTCACTGATATCAAAGCGCATCTTTTGCAAGATCCTAATTTTGCGAAAGCGGCAATGAGTCCGGACGTCCAACCGGAAATGATCACAAAGGTTCTGATTCCGAAAATCGTACGAGAGAAATACCCGACTCTGCCTGAAGAAGACGTACTGGCGGTTGCGCAGCATGTTGTCGTGGATGCGGTTGTGAAGAAGAGCAATATCACTCAAGTTGGTGAGGATCGTTTTATAAAAATGGCCGCCAGATTCGTCAACATTGATGATCTCAATATCAATCTGATTGAGTCGATTAATCCCTTCCAAAAGGCATACGAAGTGCTGTCGCGGTCAGTAACTCCAAACGTGCTTCGTCTTATTCGCGATGAAATAGATGTAACGAAGATTGATGTAACCGAAGAAGAAGCCCGCGTCGAGTTACCTCGAATTACTCAGGCGATGAAGAATCGACCAGGCTGGAGACCAGACAAGAATAGTGAGGATCCGCGCGAAGTTCGCGATGCAGAAATTGTGCTCTACATGCAGCACCGGATCCGGCAGCGAGAAGCTCAACGACGTGCTGCTGCTGTGGAAAACAGTTCTTTGAGTGCGGAGAAATAG
- a CDS encoding GIY-YIG nuclease family protein — protein MAKKFNRNRPDKPVETDDFLDSFSAEDLEFFREPEKPLPVTSVDRLERAFQEIVEFRRLHGRLPSAETREIAERKLGARLAGILASHRKLEALRPLDTEFGLLTPTESFETFDELLESDCLSDLVSDDDADIFDVSTLPEVATRNSQPGDIERRKKCPDFETFAPLFKRMHEQLADGSMRLVPESSITAIVPGAYLVVGGVMVFIAEVKEPEYKVMNGKEVKRERMRVIFENGTESAMYRQSLAVRLGLQEGKRAVPSVLDSLLVGDDDVLTGNIYVLRSLSEKTEITSIPNLYKVGFSRGSVEKRIANAKREPTYLMAPVEVVATYQTYNLKTSALEHLLHRVFAMVKLDVTIIGLDGKAHHPSEWFSVPFPVLDQAIEAIIDGSIVNLSYDPEDQKLIERDSA, from the coding sequence GTGGCTAAGAAGTTTAACCGTAACCGCCCGGATAAGCCGGTAGAAACCGATGATTTTCTCGATTCTTTCAGCGCGGAAGATCTTGAGTTTTTCCGTGAGCCAGAGAAACCGTTACCGGTAACGAGTGTTGACCGTCTGGAGCGTGCTTTCCAGGAGATTGTTGAGTTTCGACGTTTACATGGGAGGTTGCCGTCTGCAGAGACGCGCGAGATAGCTGAACGGAAGCTCGGCGCACGTCTTGCTGGGATCCTTGCTAGCCATAGGAAGCTCGAAGCGCTTCGCCCTCTCGACACAGAGTTCGGCCTGCTAACTCCGACGGAATCCTTTGAAACCTTTGATGAATTGTTGGAATCTGATTGCTTATCTGATCTGGTTTCAGATGACGACGCGGATATCTTTGATGTATCGACTTTGCCTGAGGTAGCGACGAGAAATTCACAACCGGGTGACATCGAAAGACGGAAGAAATGCCCGGATTTTGAGACCTTTGCCCCACTTTTCAAGCGTATGCATGAGCAACTTGCAGACGGTTCGATGCGGCTTGTGCCGGAGTCCAGCATTACTGCAATCGTGCCTGGAGCTTACCTCGTTGTTGGAGGAGTAATGGTATTTATCGCGGAGGTCAAGGAACCTGAATACAAGGTCATGAATGGCAAGGAGGTCAAGCGTGAAAGAATGCGAGTGATCTTCGAAAACGGTACAGAATCCGCAATGTATCGCCAGTCTCTAGCAGTTCGACTAGGTTTGCAAGAAGGGAAGCGGGCAGTGCCTTCGGTCCTGGATTCCTTACTTGTCGGAGATGATGACGTTCTGACAGGTAACATTTATGTTTTGCGCTCGTTGAGTGAAAAAACAGAGATCACCTCAATTCCGAACTTGTATAAAGTTGGGTTTTCTAGAGGTTCGGTGGAGAAAAGAATTGCTAACGCGAAGCGCGAGCCAACCTATTTGATGGCTCCTGTAGAAGTGGTTGCAACCTACCAGACCTACAATTTGAAGACCTCAGCGCTAGAACACCTTCTCCACAGAGTTTTTGCGATGGTGAAGTTGGATGTGACGATCATCGGACTCGATGGGAAGGCGCACCATCCTTCAGAGTGGTTTAGCGTTCCCTTTCCTGTTCTTGATCAAGCTATTGAGGCCATCATTGATGGCTCCATCGTGAACCTGTCCTATGATCCTGAGGATCAGAAACTTATAGAACGCGACTCTGCTTAG
- a CDS encoding DUF4357 domain-containing protein: MMRFCTCTETAVNTLRAAQGDAVTDSTVREDITFTSSSAAARFVAGNSRNGKITWKTKNGTLLRDAFHRDK; the protein is encoded by the coding sequence ATGATGCGATTTTGCACTTGTACGGAAACCGCCGTCAATACACTCCGCGCTGCTCAAGGCGACGCAGTTACAGATAGCACTGTTAGGGAAGACATCACTTTCACGTCCTCCAGCGCCGCCGCGCGTTTTGTGGCTGGAAACTCACGCAACGGTAAAATCACGTGGAAAACTAAAAATGGCACGCTTTTACGAGATGCTTTTCATAGAGACAAATAA
- the istA gene encoding IS21 family transposase — protein sequence MASNIKRLLTAVYDGSMSHRQMQQAFQCSPRTIQNCKQLIDDHNLTADKIAALSDAEITALLPDKRRTRTNDSYLPPDVEAIHRKAAKHDKTFTLRYEWETYLHQAEKAGCKAYSYAQFCRKVTAFVDVNKLTQTLTHAPGFELQVDWAGTKILYGHLDDPAKASIFVASLPHSGLIFATATKDEKLPAWLDCHRQALEYIGGVPATVTPDNTSTATLMWAADKRLRVINPNYQAFAAHYGFGITPARPHRPTDKGHVENAVKIVTTRIIAVLQQQWFTTLDDLNTRLRILVDDLNTTPMTNNISRAELFDDFERESLGRLPDIAWTNCTWAKAIVGHNYHIRYDKQNYSVPYALVGKTVKIQATDTTITIYCEGSEVARRSRCTGRQGSFTTDIAHMPDAHQQTRSHWSRKSLIGRARRFGPHTEAVITQLLNGVDHEAQAYHACDNILKLGRNKKLHRLEDVCADLIATNTPASFTRIDALMRRTTPPPAARPRPQAGKTNRHDTLHHGLRGADAFTLPTTQPTANTNPAADQAKDNHDD from the coding sequence ATGGCATCCAACATCAAGCGGCTACTGACCGCCGTCTACGACGGCTCAATGAGCCACAGGCAAATGCAACAAGCATTCCAGTGCTCGCCGCGCACCATCCAAAACTGCAAGCAACTCATCGACGATCACAACCTGACCGCCGACAAGATTGCCGCCCTCAGCGACGCCGAAATCACAGCGCTGCTGCCAGACAAACGCCGCACCCGCACCAACGACAGCTACCTGCCCCCAGACGTCGAAGCCATCCACCGCAAAGCGGCCAAGCACGACAAAACCTTCACCCTGCGCTACGAGTGGGAAACCTACCTCCACCAAGCCGAAAAAGCAGGATGCAAGGCATATAGCTACGCGCAGTTCTGCCGCAAAGTCACCGCATTCGTCGACGTCAACAAACTGACCCAAACCCTCACCCACGCACCAGGGTTTGAACTCCAAGTCGACTGGGCCGGCACGAAAATCCTCTACGGACACCTCGACGATCCTGCAAAAGCCAGCATCTTCGTCGCCAGCCTCCCACACTCCGGCCTGATCTTCGCCACCGCCACGAAAGACGAAAAACTGCCCGCCTGGCTAGACTGCCACCGGCAAGCACTGGAATACATCGGCGGGGTACCTGCCACCGTCACCCCAGACAACACCAGCACCGCCACCTTGATGTGGGCCGCGGACAAACGCCTACGGGTGATCAACCCCAACTACCAAGCGTTCGCCGCCCACTACGGCTTCGGCATTACCCCCGCCAGGCCGCATCGCCCCACCGACAAAGGGCACGTGGAAAACGCCGTCAAAATCGTCACCACACGCATCATCGCCGTCCTGCAACAACAGTGGTTTACCACCCTCGACGACCTCAACACCCGGCTGCGGATTCTAGTCGACGACCTTAACACCACGCCCATGACCAACAACATCAGCAGGGCTGAACTATTCGACGACTTCGAACGCGAAAGCCTTGGCCGGCTACCCGATATCGCCTGGACCAACTGCACCTGGGCGAAAGCCATCGTCGGACACAACTATCACATCCGCTACGACAAGCAGAACTACTCGGTGCCCTACGCACTGGTGGGCAAAACGGTGAAAATCCAAGCCACCGACACCACCATCACCATCTACTGCGAAGGCAGTGAAGTTGCCCGGCGCAGCCGTTGCACCGGCCGGCAAGGCAGCTTCACCACCGACATCGCACACATGCCGGATGCTCACCAACAGACTCGCTCCCACTGGTCTAGGAAAAGCCTTATCGGACGTGCACGACGTTTCGGGCCCCACACCGAAGCTGTGATCACACAACTTCTCAATGGTGTCGACCACGAAGCACAGGCGTATCACGCCTGCGACAACATCCTAAAGCTTGGCCGCAACAAAAAGCTGCACAGGCTTGAAGACGTCTGCGCAGACCTCATCGCCACCAACACCCCAGCGTCGTTTACCCGCATCGACGCACTTATGCGACGCACCACCCCACCACCGGCTGCGCGCCCACGCCCCCAGGCTGGCAAAACCAACCGCCACGACACCCTCCACCATGGCCTGCGCGGTGCCGACGCCTTCACACTGCCCACCACACAGCCGACGGCAAACACCAACCCCGCCGCCGACCAAGCCAAGGACAACCACGATGACTAG
- a CDS encoding ATP-binding protein, with the protein MTSPNTAFPAMSDDDYELFKQFRITAMGEAIRTLLEDPATAGLTGSQIIRYGLHSLKHHRDNVRLAKRRKAAHLDTSTACVENIHYDSNRDLDKATIDGLAQLDWVRHGTNVIVQAPCGVGKTYIVKALGLAACENGYDVRYYTHHGLIRAIEEVTDDTGAYYQLIDDLSTVDVLIIDDFALGSYADAHTRAIADVLDRRESSATVLASQLQPQDWYRAFDNPGFSEAILSRLLKHPIVVAINGTDRRRQ; encoded by the coding sequence ATGACTAGCCCGAACACCGCGTTCCCGGCCATGAGCGATGACGACTACGAGCTGTTTAAACAGTTCCGCATCACCGCCATGGGCGAAGCGATCCGCACCCTTCTGGAAGACCCAGCCACCGCAGGTCTGACCGGATCCCAAATCATCCGCTACGGCCTGCACAGTCTCAAACACCACCGCGACAACGTCCGGCTGGCAAAACGCCGCAAAGCCGCACACCTGGACACCTCGACCGCATGCGTGGAAAACATTCACTACGACTCGAATCGTGACCTGGACAAAGCCACCATCGATGGGCTGGCACAACTGGACTGGGTCCGCCACGGCACCAACGTCATTGTCCAAGCCCCCTGCGGTGTGGGCAAAACCTACATCGTCAAAGCTCTCGGCCTGGCTGCCTGCGAAAACGGCTACGACGTGCGCTACTACACCCACCACGGGCTGATCAGGGCGATCGAAGAAGTCACCGACGACACCGGCGCCTACTACCAGCTCATCGACGACCTCAGCACCGTTGATGTCCTCATCATCGATGACTTCGCGTTGGGCAGCTACGCCGATGCCCACACCCGCGCGATCGCTGACGTGCTCGACCGTCGTGAAAGCTCCGCCACCGTGCTGGCCAGCCAACTGCAGCCACAGGACTGGTACCGCGCGTTCGACAACCCGGGTTTTTCTGAAGCAATCCTCAGCAGGTTGCTTAAGCACCCGATCGTTGTCGCGATCAACGGCACGGACCGACGCAGGCAATAA